A stretch of the Pseudorasbora parva isolate DD20220531a chromosome 13, ASM2467924v1, whole genome shotgun sequence genome encodes the following:
- the ptgesl gene encoding prostaglandin E synthase 2, giving the protein MMAAACGRAFSKVGRLVLDTPKCRVTNTAAFVPRMTVKCQGRAYGTGGAGFNVKSRLLLAAPVRGRVLGCAFLLGGGFGLYQTIKLTLQRHLAEEKAKAPELETDLKLTLYQYKTCPFCSKVRAFLDYHGLPYEIVEVNPVMRQEIKWSTYRKVPILMVNETVQLNDSSVIISALKTYLVSKEKTISEILTFYPEMKAKNDSGKDVREFGNKYWVMVRDADADHLYPGKDTRKEEIKWRMWADDWLVHIISPNVYRTPTEALASFDYIVREGKFGTFEGFFAKYIGAAAMWVIAKRLKNRHHLQDDVRQDLYKAVNDWVAAIGKNKKFMGGDQPNLADLAVFGILRVMEGLQAFEDMMEHTKVKNWYRRMQKVTQQVS; this is encoded by the exons ATGATGGCGGCGGCCTGTGGGAGAGCATTTAGTAAGGTCGGTCGGTTGGTtttagacacgccaaaatgccGTGTAACAAACACCGCAGCATTCGTGCCGAGAATGACTGTGAAATGCCAAGGAAGAGCTTACGGTACCGGCGGTGCGGGATTTAACGTAAAATCCAGACTTTTGCTCGCTGCGCCGGTGCGTGGCAGAGTCCTGGGATGCGCCTTCTTGCTCGGTGGTGGTTTCGGCTTGTACCAGACCATCAAACTCACGCTTCAGCGTCACCTTGCAGAGGAAAAagcaaaa GCACCTGAGCTGGAAACAGATCTTAAATTGACTCTGTATCAGTATAAGACCTGTCCGTTTTGCAGCAAGGTGCGAGCTTTTCTGGATTATCATGGTCTGCCATATGAAATTGTGGAGGTCAATCCCGTTATGCGCCAGGAGATCAAGTGGTCCACTTACAGAAAAGTTCCCATCCTGATGGTGAACGAAACGGTG CAACTCAATGACTCCTCTGTAATTATTAGTGCTTTGAAGACATACCTGGTCAGCAA GGAGAAAACAATATCTGAGATTCTCACTTTTTATCCTGAGATGAAGGCAAAGAATGACAGTGGGAAAGACGTGAGAGAGTTTGGCAATAAGTACTGGGTCATGGTGCGTGACGCGGATGCTGATCATCTATATCCTGGAAAAGACACCAGAAA AGAGGAGATTAAATGGCGGATGTGGGCAGATGATTGGCTGGTACACATAATTTCCCCAAATGTTTACCGTACACCGACTGAAGCCCTCGCATCCTTTGACTACATAGTACGAGAAGGCAAATTTGGCACCTTTGAGGGcttttttgctaaatatatCGGAGCTGCTGCCATGTGGGTCATTGCAAAGAGATTGAAAAATAG ACACCATCTGCAAGATGATGTGAGGCAGGATCTCTACAAGGCTGTCAATGATTGGGTGGCAGCCATTGGAAAAAATAAGAAATTCATGGGAGGTGATCAACCCAACCTTGCAGATCTG GCTGTGTTTGGTATTCTGAGGGTTATGGAAGGCCTTCAGGCATTTGAAGATATGATGGAACATACCAAGGTGAAGAACTGGTACCGGCGTATGCAGAAGGTCACACAACAAGTGTCGTAA